Proteins encoded within one genomic window of Sphingomonas sp. NBWT7:
- the thrC gene encoding threonine synthase, with the protein MRYISTRGTAPTLDFRGATLAGLASDGGLYVPEHWPTLSRNAIAGMAGLSYVDTAVAVMAPFVGDALSHEELRALCEQAYGRFAHAAVTPLRQLDHDQWVLELFHGPTLAFKDVALQLLGLLFERFLKDDDGAPLTIVGATSGDTGSAAIDAVAGRAGIDIFMLHPAGRVSEVQRRQMTTVQAPNVHNIAIRGDFDTAQALVKAMFNDRGFAGRFRLSAVNSINWARLMAQVVYYFYAAVRLGAPERAITFSVPTGNFGDVFAGYVAAKMGLPIARLIVATNVNDILHRALSNGDYSSASVVPTATPSMDIQVSSNFERLLFDLGGCDGVALAGQMGGFETSKAMRLTNAQHEGAAGLLTSASIDADGMAMAMRWACEHAGEVIDPHTAIALAAARQAGVTAPMVTLATAHPAKFPEAVERATGVSPNLPSRVGDLFEREEAFVTLDATFGAVSDYIAGRATPRA; encoded by the coding sequence ATGCGCTACATCAGTACCCGCGGGACCGCCCCGACGCTCGACTTTCGCGGTGCGACGCTCGCCGGGCTCGCGTCCGACGGCGGGCTCTACGTGCCCGAGCACTGGCCGACGCTGAGCCGCAACGCGATCGCCGGCATGGCGGGGCTGTCGTACGTCGACACGGCGGTGGCGGTGATGGCGCCGTTCGTCGGCGACGCGCTGTCGCACGAGGAACTGCGCGCGCTGTGCGAACAGGCTTATGGCCGCTTCGCGCACGCCGCGGTGACGCCGCTGCGACAGCTCGATCACGACCAGTGGGTGCTCGAGCTGTTCCACGGCCCGACGCTGGCGTTCAAGGACGTGGCGCTGCAGCTGCTTGGGCTGCTGTTCGAACGATTCCTGAAGGATGACGATGGCGCACCGCTGACGATCGTCGGCGCGACGAGCGGAGATACCGGATCGGCGGCGATCGATGCGGTCGCCGGACGCGCGGGAATCGACATCTTCATGCTGCATCCTGCCGGCCGGGTGAGCGAGGTGCAGCGACGTCAGATGACGACGGTGCAGGCGCCCAACGTCCACAACATCGCGATCCGCGGCGATTTCGATACCGCGCAGGCGCTGGTGAAGGCGATGTTCAACGATCGCGGCTTCGCAGGGCGGTTCCGGCTGAGCGCGGTCAATTCGATCAACTGGGCGCGGCTGATGGCGCAGGTGGTCTATTATTTCTACGCCGCGGTGCGGCTCGGCGCGCCCGAGCGCGCGATCACGTTCAGCGTGCCGACGGGCAATTTCGGCGACGTCTTTGCGGGCTATGTCGCGGCCAAGATGGGGCTGCCGATCGCCAGGCTGATCGTCGCCACCAACGTCAACGACATCCTGCACCGCGCGCTGTCGAACGGCGATTATTCCTCGGCGAGTGTGGTGCCGACCGCGACGCCGTCGATGGACATCCAGGTATCGAGCAATTTCGAGCGGCTGCTGTTCGACCTGGGTGGGTGCGACGGCGTGGCGCTGGCGGGGCAGATGGGCGGGTTCGAGACGTCGAAGGCGATGCGGCTGACCAACGCGCAGCACGAGGGCGCGGCGGGGCTACTGACGAGCGCCAGCATCGACGCCGATGGCATGGCGATGGCGATGCGCTGGGCGTGCGAACATGCTGGCGAGGTGATCGATCCGCACACCGCGATCGCGCTTGCCGCCGCGCGTCAGGCAGGTGTCACCGCGCCGATGGTGACGCTGGCGACCGCGCATCCGGCGAAATTCCCCGAGGCGGTCGAGCGTGCGACGGGGGTGAGCCCGAACCTGCCGTCGCGCGTCGGCGACCTGTTCGAGCGCGAGGAGGCGTTCGTCACGCTCGACGCTACCTTTGGCGCAGTGAGCGACTATATCGCCGGACGTGCGACGCCGCGCGCCTAA
- a CDS encoding peptide chain release factor 3: MPSPRRTFAIISHPDAGKTTLTEKLLYVGGAIHLAGEVKARGQNRRARSDWMKIEQQRGISVTSSVMTFEKDGVFFNLLDTPGHEDFSEDTYRTLTAVDSAVMVIDAARGIEAQTRKLFEVCRLRNVPIITFVNKVDREGRPVFELLDEIADVLALDVCPMSWPVGMGGTFEGVLDLKTNRISRPDGDSRTFQGRTEEAPELPAEVAEEIELAQAGYAPFDAEAYRAGDLTPVYFGSALKDFGPAELIAALADFAPPPRPQPAEPAPVQPDEKDVTGFVFKVQANMDPQHRDRIAFMRLCSGTFKRGMKLTPTGHGKPIAVHSPILFFAQDREIADEAFPGDIIGIPNHGTLRVGDTLSEKPGVRITGLPNFAPEILRRVALKDPTKTKQLRKALDDLSEEGVIQVFYPEIGSNWIIGVVGQLQLEVLLSRLEAEYKVGANLEPSPYDTARWISSDDAAALKDFMDLNRGALAKDRDGNPVFLAKSAWEVGYIADRYAKVTFAATRER; the protein is encoded by the coding sequence ATGCCATCCCCCCGCCGTACCTTCGCGATCATCTCGCACCCTGACGCCGGCAAGACGACGCTGACCGAGAAGCTGCTGTACGTCGGCGGCGCGATCCATCTGGCGGGCGAGGTCAAGGCGCGGGGCCAGAACCGGCGCGCGCGATCGGACTGGATGAAGATCGAGCAGCAGCGCGGCATCTCCGTCACGTCCTCCGTCATGACGTTCGAGAAGGACGGCGTGTTCTTCAACCTGCTCGATACGCCGGGGCACGAGGATTTCAGCGAGGACACGTACCGCACGCTGACCGCGGTCGATTCGGCGGTGATGGTGATCGACGCGGCGCGCGGCATCGAGGCGCAGACGCGCAAGCTGTTCGAGGTCTGCCGCCTGCGGAACGTGCCGATCATCACCTTCGTCAACAAGGTCGACCGTGAGGGGCGGCCGGTGTTCGAGCTGCTCGACGAGATCGCCGATGTGCTTGCGCTCGACGTGTGCCCGATGAGCTGGCCGGTCGGCATGGGGGGCACGTTCGAGGGCGTGCTGGATCTCAAGACCAATCGCATCAGCCGCCCCGATGGCGACAGCCGGACGTTCCAGGGGCGCACCGAGGAGGCGCCCGAGCTGCCGGCGGAGGTGGCCGAGGAGATCGAGCTGGCGCAGGCGGGCTATGCGCCGTTCGATGCGGAGGCGTATCGCGCCGGGGACTTGACGCCGGTCTACTTCGGATCGGCGCTGAAGGATTTCGGCCCGGCCGAGCTGATCGCCGCGCTGGCCGACTTCGCGCCGCCGCCGCGCCCGCAGCCGGCGGAGCCCGCGCCGGTGCAGCCGGACGAGAAGGACGTCACCGGCTTCGTCTTCAAGGTGCAGGCCAACATGGACCCGCAGCACCGTGACCGGATCGCGTTCATGCGGCTGTGCTCGGGCACGTTCAAGCGCGGCATGAAACTGACGCCGACCGGCCATGGCAAGCCGATCGCGGTGCATTCGCCGATCCTGTTCTTCGCGCAGGATCGCGAGATCGCCGACGAGGCGTTTCCGGGGGATATCATCGGTATTCCCAACCACGGCACGCTGCGCGTCGGCGACACGCTGAGCGAGAAGCCGGGGGTGCGGATCACCGGCCTGCCGAACTTCGCGCCCGAAATCCTGCGTCGTGTCGCGCTGAAGGACCCGACCAAGACCAAGCAGCTGCGCAAGGCGCTCGACGATCTGTCCGAGGAGGGCGTGATCCAGGTATTCTATCCCGAAATCGGATCGAACTGGATCATCGGCGTGGTCGGGCAGCTTCAGCTCGAGGTACTGCTGTCGCGGCTGGAGGCGGAATATAAGGTCGGCGCCAATCTGGAGCCGTCGCCGTACGATACCGCGCGCTGGATCTCGTCGGACGACGCGGCGGCGCTGAAGGACTTCATGGACCTCAACCGTGGCGCGCTGGCGAAGGATCGCGACGGCAATCCGGTGTTCCTCGCCAAGAGCGCGTGGGAAGTGGGGTATATTGCCGACCGCTATGCCAAGGTGACATTCGCCGCGACGCGCGAGCGGTGA
- a CDS encoding nitroreductase, producing the protein MQATATIDRTDRDDSDVLYDLLRERRSVRGFKPNRVPADLLERVMDMAQLAPSNCNVQPWTAHVVSGEAAERMRTALHDAAKSGTKMTPDFPLTGAYPGHYRGRQIDAAKSLFAATNVARDDVPARTESFLRNFRFFDAPHAMFLFIPAWAGMREAADCGMYAQSFMLALAANGLASCAQGALSHHAEIVHRELGVGEDQKLLFGIAFGYEDAAHPANSARTVRDRDHVLHG; encoded by the coding sequence ATGCAGGCGACGGCGACAATCGATCGGACGGACCGCGACGACAGTGATGTGCTCTACGATCTGCTGCGCGAGCGGCGTTCGGTGCGCGGGTTCAAGCCCAATCGGGTGCCGGCCGATCTCCTCGAGCGGGTGATGGACATGGCGCAGCTCGCCCCGTCGAACTGCAACGTCCAGCCGTGGACGGCGCACGTCGTGTCGGGCGAGGCGGCGGAGCGGATGCGCACGGCGCTGCACGATGCGGCCAAGAGCGGCACCAAGATGACGCCCGATTTTCCGCTGACCGGCGCCTATCCCGGCCATTATCGCGGGCGGCAGATCGATGCCGCCAAGTCGCTGTTCGCGGCGACCAACGTGGCGCGCGACGACGTGCCGGCGCGGACCGAATCGTTCCTGCGCAACTTCCGCTTCTTCGACGCGCCGCACGCGATGTTCCTGTTCATCCCGGCGTGGGCGGGGATGCGCGAGGCGGCGGACTGCGGAATGTACGCACAATCGTTCATGCTGGCGCTGGCCGCCAACGGGCTGGCGTCGTGCGCGCAGGGGGCGTTGAGCCACCATGCCGAGATCGTGCACCGCGAGCTCGGCGTCGGTGAGGATCAGAAGCTGCTGTTCGGCATCGCCTTCGGTTACGAGGATGCGGCGCATCCGGCGAACAGCGCCCGTACGGTGCGTGACCGGGATCACGTGCTGCACGGCTGA
- a CDS encoding cytochrome c oxidase assembly protein yields MIRVFSGKARTAALAVLGICFMTGLAFASVPLYRLFCQVTGLNGTTQRGLVAPGAVGGEIRVDFDANTNTRLPWRFAPEQASQTVAIGARTMAFFTATNRAAQPVTGTATFNVTPDQAGKYFTKIECFCFTQQTLKPGETVRMPVIYFVDPKIRDDPDARDIDTITLSYTFYPVDSGKTPS; encoded by the coding sequence ATGATCCGCGTTTTCTCCGGCAAGGCGCGCACGGCGGCGCTCGCGGTGCTGGGCATTTGCTTCATGACCGGCCTCGCCTTCGCCAGCGTGCCTTTGTACCGCCTGTTCTGCCAGGTGACCGGGCTCAACGGCACGACGCAGCGCGGGCTGGTGGCGCCCGGCGCGGTCGGCGGTGAGATTCGCGTCGATTTCGACGCCAACACCAACACCCGGCTGCCGTGGCGCTTCGCCCCTGAACAGGCCAGCCAGACGGTGGCGATCGGCGCGCGCACGATGGCGTTCTTCACCGCGACCAACCGCGCGGCGCAGCCGGTGACGGGCACGGCGACGTTCAACGTCACCCCCGACCAGGCGGGCAAATATTTTACCAAGATCGAATGTTTCTGCTTCACCCAGCAGACGCTGAAGCCGGGTGAGACGGTGCGCATGCCGGTGATCTATTTCGTCGATCCCAAGATCCGCGACGATCCCGACGCGCGCGACATCGACACGATCACGCTCAGCTACACGTTTTACCCGGTGGATTCCGGCAAGACGCCGAGCTAA
- a CDS encoding TonB-dependent receptor produces the protein MTFRTSAMRRLPLASALLASSLLTALPTYAQTAEPAPDTAEALANDAGGEIVVVARRREERLVDVPIAVSALSAEQLSKSQALDISGIQGAVPNVNLVQGRGTSTNANIFIRGIGQPDALQTFDPAVGIYVDGVYISRIQGALFNLFDVERMEVLRGPQGTLYGKNTIGGAVNIVSRKPDLNDFRASGSVTYGSYDQWLVNGYVSAPIVTDRVALSVAGVYDKRDGLVTDPVTGRKFNDRDTLAGRAILRFQATDDLDFSLAGDYTRIRTAPTLGQATAPLIATSFTTGTRVLAPAYPLGRRFRYEARTSLAPGQDQDLDHAGIALTANLNLGGGFTLTSISAFRDLNSDAFIDIDATEFELGDVFVGVRQQQFSQELQLKYAGDRVNGVFGLYYLREDVTSHQEAYADSLFELTPAVPFTFTRFIDDDQRLDSYAAYGQLTYDLTDQFSVTGGLRYTKETKRYDRFTRTVSTLPALNNITFAFPGNLPAPLNADNEVSFDAWTPSATLSFKPTRDTLLYASASRGFKSGGFNGRVNSLNDVTEVVNGQPVIRPFFKPETVWTYETGAKGNFLGGRVSLSGAAFYSDYRNFQARVGAGNNTGTSGGALPVLNAGKLRIWGIESEIAVRPVPEWAIRSSFGYLNAKYREFDDARRAPAASFSCNPTGQAIVCKPAFAPPITFSLASDYAIPLGTAGSLTVGGDMRFVDKQFLSVDNRPGLSENGYTLFNAFVQYDAPGGRYYLRGGVKNLTKELYKTDGQEFSSVGNIQTVYYGDPRTWNVTAGFRF, from the coding sequence ATGACTTTCCGCACGTCCGCCATGCGTCGTCTGCCGCTTGCTTCGGCGCTTCTCGCCTCCAGCCTGCTCACCGCGCTGCCGACCTACGCGCAGACCGCCGAGCCCGCGCCCGACACGGCCGAAGCGCTCGCGAACGATGCCGGCGGCGAGATCGTCGTCGTCGCACGTCGGCGCGAGGAGCGGCTGGTCGACGTGCCGATCGCGGTCAGCGCGCTGTCGGCGGAGCAGCTGTCGAAGAGCCAGGCGCTCGACATCTCGGGCATCCAGGGCGCGGTGCCCAACGTGAACCTCGTCCAGGGCCGCGGTACCTCAACCAACGCCAACATCTTCATCCGCGGCATCGGCCAGCCCGATGCGCTGCAGACGTTCGATCCCGCGGTCGGCATCTACGTCGACGGCGTCTACATCAGCCGCATCCAGGGCGCGCTGTTCAACCTGTTCGACGTCGAGCGGATGGAGGTGCTGCGCGGGCCGCAGGGCACGCTCTACGGCAAGAACACGATCGGCGGCGCGGTCAACATCGTCAGCCGCAAGCCCGATCTGAACGACTTCCGCGCCAGCGGCAGCGTCACCTACGGCAGCTACGACCAGTGGCTCGTCAACGGTTATGTCTCCGCGCCGATCGTCACCGATCGCGTCGCGCTGAGCGTCGCCGGCGTCTACGACAAGCGCGACGGCCTCGTCACCGATCCGGTCACCGGCCGCAAGTTCAACGATCGCGACACGCTGGCCGGCCGCGCGATCCTGCGCTTCCAGGCGACCGACGATCTCGATTTCAGCCTCGCGGGCGACTACACCCGGATCCGCACCGCGCCGACGCTCGGCCAGGCGACCGCGCCGCTGATCGCGACCAGCTTCACCACCGGCACGCGCGTGCTCGCACCTGCCTATCCACTCGGCCGCCGCTTCCGCTACGAGGCACGCACTTCATTGGCGCCCGGCCAGGACCAGGACCTCGATCACGCCGGCATCGCGCTCACCGCCAACCTGAACCTCGGCGGCGGCTTCACGCTCACCTCGATCAGCGCCTTTCGCGACCTGAATTCGGATGCCTTCATCGATATCGATGCGACGGAGTTCGAGCTCGGTGACGTCTTCGTCGGCGTGCGGCAGCAGCAGTTCAGCCAAGAGCTGCAGCTGAAATACGCCGGCGATCGCGTCAACGGCGTATTCGGCCTCTACTATCTGCGCGAGGACGTGACGTCGCATCAGGAGGCCTATGCCGACAGCCTGTTCGAACTGACGCCGGCCGTCCCCTTCACCTTCACCCGCTTCATCGACGACGATCAGCGGCTCGACAGCTACGCCGCCTACGGCCAGCTGACCTACGATCTGACCGACCAATTCTCGGTCACCGGCGGGCTGCGCTACACCAAGGAGACGAAGCGCTACGATCGCTTCACACGCACCGTCTCGACGCTGCCCGCGCTCAACAACATCACCTTCGCCTTCCCGGGCAATCTGCCCGCGCCGCTCAACGCGGATAACGAGGTGTCGTTCGATGCCTGGACGCCGTCCGCCACGCTGTCGTTCAAGCCGACGCGCGATACATTGCTCTACGCGTCCGCATCGCGCGGCTTCAAATCGGGCGGGTTCAACGGCCGCGTCAACTCGCTCAACGACGTGACGGAGGTGGTGAACGGCCAGCCCGTCATTCGTCCCTTTTTTAAGCCTGAAACGGTGTGGACGTACGAAACCGGCGCGAAGGGCAATTTCCTCGGCGGGCGCGTCAGCCTGTCGGGCGCCGCCTTCTACTCCGACTACCGCAATTTCCAGGCGCGCGTCGGCGCGGGCAACAACACCGGCACCAGCGGCGGCGCGCTGCCCGTGCTCAATGCCGGCAAGCTGCGCATCTGGGGGATCGAGAGCGAGATCGCGGTGCGCCCGGTGCCCGAATGGGCGATCCGTTCGAGCTTTGGCTACCTCAACGCCAAGTATCGCGAGTTCGACGACGCGCGGCGCGCGCCGGCCGCCAGCTTCTCATGCAACCCCACCGGCCAGGCGATCGTCTGCAAACCCGCCTTTGCGCCGCCGATCACCTTCAGCCTCGCGTCGGACTATGCGATCCCGCTCGGCACCGCGGGCAGCCTGACGGTCGGCGGCGACATGCGCTTCGTCGACAAGCAATTCCTGTCGGTCGACAACCGCCCCGGCCTGTCGGAAAACGGCTACACGCTGTTCAACGCCTTCGTGCAATATGACGCGCCGGGCGGCCGCTACTATCTGCGTGGCGGCGTGAAGAACCTGACCAAGGAATTGTACAAGACCGACGGGCAGGAATTCTCCAGCGTCGGTAATATCCAGACGGTCTATTACGGCGACCCACGCACCTGGAACGTAACCGCCGGCTTCCGGTTCTGA
- a CDS encoding NAD(P)/FAD-dependent oxidoreductase, translating into MCAAIAGQRGRRVLVIDHAEKVGKKILISGGGRCNFTNLGTVPERYLSANPHFARSALARYTPADFLALVERYGIAWHEKTLGQLFCDGSARQIVAMLVAECDRGGVEFALGNDTGAVMHADGLFTVASGARTYRGAALVIATGGPAIPQMGASGFAYDLARQFGLKVVEPRPALVPLTLGGEDQRFRALAGVATPVVARAGKAAFREAMLFTHRGLSGPATLQASSYWRHGEPVTVDLVPDQDAGWLRAAKRANPRAGGNKVLAGALPQRLADALADELDLAGELGGQTDAKLAAAEQTLAAWRFTPSGSEGFAKAEVTVGGVSTAELSSQTMAAKKVPGLYVIGEAVDVTGWLGGYNFQWAWASGVAAGQAI; encoded by the coding sequence ATGTGCGCCGCGATCGCCGGGCAGCGCGGGCGGCGCGTGCTGGTGATCGATCACGCGGAGAAGGTGGGCAAGAAGATCCTCATTTCGGGCGGGGGGCGGTGCAACTTCACCAACCTCGGTACGGTGCCCGAGCGCTACCTGTCGGCGAATCCCCATTTCGCGCGATCGGCGCTGGCGCGCTACACGCCGGCGGACTTTCTGGCGCTGGTCGAGCGATACGGCATCGCGTGGCACGAGAAGACGCTAGGGCAATTGTTCTGCGACGGATCGGCGCGGCAGATCGTGGCGATGCTGGTGGCGGAATGCGATAGGGGCGGCGTCGAGTTCGCGCTGGGGAACGATACCGGCGCGGTGATGCACGCCGATGGCCTTTTCACCGTCGCGAGTGGCGCCCGGACGTATCGCGGCGCGGCGCTGGTGATCGCGACCGGCGGGCCGGCGATCCCGCAGATGGGGGCGAGCGGCTTCGCCTATGATCTGGCGCGGCAGTTCGGGCTGAAGGTAGTCGAGCCGCGGCCGGCGTTGGTGCCGCTGACGCTGGGCGGCGAGGACCAGAGGTTCCGCGCGCTGGCGGGCGTCGCCACGCCGGTCGTCGCGCGCGCGGGCAAGGCGGCATTTCGCGAGGCGATGCTGTTCACCCATCGGGGCCTGTCCGGTCCGGCGACGCTGCAGGCATCGTCCTACTGGCGGCACGGCGAGCCTGTGACCGTCGACCTGGTGCCCGATCAGGATGCGGGCTGGCTCCGTGCGGCGAAGCGTGCCAACCCACGTGCAGGCGGGAACAAGGTGCTGGCCGGAGCGCTGCCACAGCGGCTGGCGGACGCGCTGGCCGACGAACTCGACCTCGCCGGCGAGTTGGGCGGCCAGACCGATGCGAAACTCGCCGCCGCGGAGCAGACGCTGGCGGCGTGGCGCTTCACACCGAGCGGCAGCGAGGGCTTCGCGAAGGCGGAGGTGACGGTTGGCGGCGTATCGACGGCCGAACTCTCATCGCAGACGATGGCGGCGAAGAAGGTGCCGGGGCTGTACGTGATCGGCGAGGCGGTCGACGTTACCGGGTGGCTCGGCGGCTACAACTTCCAGTGGGCGTGGGCGAGCGGCGTCGCAGCGGGGCAGGCGATCTAG
- a CDS encoding SURF1 family cytochrome oxidase biogenesis protein: protein MTGSVMDGARRGGRRVPIVASLIVALAIALMIALGLWQLLIRLPEKEAQLAQLAANPRRPPVAFPLAPDDSLLFRRSAAMCREVVGIGRAGAGGAGYRLIADCRSAPSAPIFKVQLGTTRDPMRMVSWPGGAVSGWISHAPDATPLGLRLIRRVPQQMLLVADRPIGDLSANTRPDVGLVPNNHLAYAGQWFFFAAVAAVVYFVALRHRSRARREP from the coding sequence ATGACGGGATCGGTGATGGACGGGGCGCGGCGGGGGGGACGGCGGGTGCCGATCGTGGCGTCGCTGATCGTCGCGCTGGCGATCGCGCTGATGATCGCGCTCGGGCTGTGGCAGTTGCTGATCCGCTTGCCCGAGAAGGAGGCTCAACTCGCGCAGCTGGCGGCGAATCCGAGGCGGCCACCGGTTGCCTTTCCGCTGGCGCCCGACGATTCGCTGCTGTTCCGGCGCAGCGCTGCGATGTGCCGCGAGGTGGTCGGGATCGGCCGGGCGGGGGCAGGGGGCGCAGGATATCGCCTGATCGCCGACTGCCGTTCGGCGCCCAGCGCGCCGATCTTCAAGGTGCAGCTGGGAACGACGCGCGATCCGATGCGCATGGTAAGCTGGCCGGGCGGGGCGGTGAGCGGCTGGATCAGCCACGCGCCCGATGCAACGCCGCTCGGGCTGCGGCTGATCCGGCGCGTCCCGCAGCAGATGCTGCTGGTTGCCGACCGCCCGATCGGTGACCTTTCGGCGAACACGCGGCCCGACGTCGGCCTCGTGCCGAACAATCACCTCGCCTATGCCGGCCAGTGGTTCTTCTTCGCTGCAGTGGCGGCGGTGGTGTACTTCGTGGCGCTGCGTCACCGATCGCGCGCGCGCCGGGAGCCCTGA
- a CDS encoding TetR/AcrR family transcriptional regulator, translated as MPPEPKAPRTARGRRTQRAILDAAMGEFGERGFHEASISTITKRAGVALGSFYTYFDSKDAVFRALVRDLSDRVRDHVGPAIRAAPDQIAAERAGLVSFLDFVRGHKAIYRVIDEAEFVDPESFRLHYSTTAERIAERLQAAAARGELRGDVGEVHAWAIMGMNVFLGLRYGVWDDDPAIDAIGDTIAAMLARGLAADGDAAAR; from the coding sequence ATGCCGCCCGAACCCAAGGCGCCGCGCACCGCGCGTGGGCGGCGCACGCAGCGCGCGATCCTCGACGCGGCGATGGGCGAGTTCGGCGAGCGCGGCTTCCACGAAGCGTCGATCAGCACGATCACCAAGCGCGCGGGCGTCGCGCTTGGCAGTTTCTACACCTATTTCGATTCGAAGGACGCGGTGTTCCGCGCGCTGGTGCGCGACCTGTCGGACCGGGTGCGCGACCATGTCGGCCCAGCCATCCGCGCCGCACCCGATCAGATCGCGGCCGAGCGCGCGGGCCTGGTCAGCTTTCTCGACTTCGTGCGCGGGCACAAGGCAATTTACCGCGTGATCGACGAGGCGGAGTTCGTCGATCCGGAGAGCTTCCGCCTTCATTACTCGACCACGGCGGAGCGGATCGCCGAGCGGCTGCAGGCGGCAGCGGCGCGCGGCGAGTTGCGCGGCGACGTGGGCGAAGTCCACGCCTGGGCGATCATGGGGATGAACGTGTTCCTGGGGCTGCGCTACGGCGTGTGGGACGACGATCCCGCGATCGACGCGATCGGCGATACGATCGCCGCGATGCTGGCGCGCGGATTGGCGGCAGACGGCGACGCCGCCGCACGCTAA
- a CDS encoding heme o synthase, which yields MARPEPMTPTAPLLPPADWRDFLALTKPRVMTLVVFTGLCGMLAAPVPIHPVLGFTAILCIALGAGAAGALNQWYEADIDAVMKRTAQRPLPAGRMDRQAALHFGVGLSAFSVILMGLALNYAAAAILAISILFYVLVYTVWLKRRTPQNIVIGGAAGAFPPLIGWAAATGQVALLPLLLFMLVFLWTPPHFWALALFVETDYANAGVPMLPVVAGERVTRRQIGLYTIPMAFVAIAPWPLGLTGAIYGVVSLAMTAWFALLAVRVAARTTGADDAMLPEKGLFKFSILYLFVVFGALVVDRWMA from the coding sequence ATGGCGCGTCCCGAACCGATGACACCGACCGCCCCCCTGCTACCGCCGGCCGACTGGCGCGATTTCCTGGCGCTGACCAAGCCGCGCGTGATGACGCTCGTCGTCTTCACCGGGCTGTGCGGCATGCTGGCGGCGCCCGTGCCGATCCACCCGGTGCTTGGCTTCACCGCGATCCTGTGCATCGCGCTGGGCGCCGGCGCGGCGGGCGCGCTCAACCAATGGTATGAGGCGGATATCGACGCGGTGATGAAGCGCACCGCGCAGCGGCCGCTGCCCGCGGGGCGGATGGATCGGCAGGCGGCGCTCCACTTCGGCGTGGGGCTCAGCGCCTTTTCCGTGATCCTGATGGGGCTGGCGCTGAACTATGCCGCCGCGGCGATCCTGGCGATCTCGATCCTGTTCTACGTCCTCGTCTATACCGTGTGGCTCAAGCGGCGGACACCGCAGAATATCGTCATCGGCGGCGCGGCGGGTGCCTTTCCGCCGCTGATCGGCTGGGCCGCGGCGACGGGGCAGGTGGCGCTGCTGCCGCTGCTCCTGTTCATGCTCGTGTTCCTGTGGACGCCCCCGCATTTCTGGGCGCTCGCCCTGTTCGTCGAGACCGACTACGCCAACGCCGGCGTGCCGATGCTGCCGGTGGTGGCGGGCGAGCGGGTGACGCGGCGGCAGATCGGCTTGTACACGATCCCGATGGCGTTCGTCGCGATCGCGCCGTGGCCGCTAGGTCTGACAGGTGCGATCTACGGCGTCGTATCGCTGGCGATGACGGCGTGGTTCGCGCTGCTGGCGGTGCGCGTCGCGGCGCGCACGACCGGCGCGGACGATGCGATGCTGCCCGAAAAGGGCCTCTTCAAATTCTCGATCCTCTATCTCTTCGTGGTGTTCGGCGCGCTCGTCGTCGATCGGTGGATGGCATGA
- a CDS encoding cytochrome c oxidase subunit 3 produces the protein MAGAKNHQYHILPPDPWPMISAFSALAMAAGGIMWMHGGHVGKPNGGGILFFAGLFAVLFSAYSWWRNVIKEAHAGDHTPVVQLHFRYGMILFIASEVMFFVGWFWAYFDFALFPDAIAFVDGAVERSSDAAAIIAQWPPKGLEVINAFELPLLNTLILLLSGTTVTWAHHGLIHNQRGGEKRGAWGLLGVGERDSVLKGLWLTIVLGLIFSAIQAYEYMHAPFPFKGINYGASFFMATGFHGFHVVIGTIFLIVCLIRAYKGEFTPRQHFGFEAAAWYWHFVDVVWLFLFVSIYIWGGWGAPVHGG, from the coding sequence ATGGCCGGCGCCAAGAACCACCAATATCATATCCTGCCCCCCGATCCCTGGCCGATGATCAGCGCCTTTTCGGCGCTGGCGATGGCGGCGGGCGGCATCATGTGGATGCACGGCGGCCACGTCGGCAAGCCGAACGGCGGCGGGATCCTGTTCTTCGCGGGCCTCTTCGCGGTGCTGTTCTCCGCGTACAGCTGGTGGCGCAACGTGATCAAGGAAGCGCATGCCGGCGATCACACGCCGGTGGTGCAGCTGCACTTCCGCTACGGCATGATCCTGTTCATCGCGTCCGAAGTGATGTTCTTCGTCGGCTGGTTCTGGGCATATTTCGATTTCGCGCTGTTCCCCGACGCGATCGCCTTCGTGGACGGCGCGGTGGAGCGCAGCAGCGACGCGGCGGCGATCATTGCGCAGTGGCCGCCCAAGGGGTTGGAAGTCATCAACGCGTTCGAGCTGCCGCTGCTCAACACGCTGATCCTGCTGCTGTCGGGCACCACCGTCACCTGGGCTCACCATGGGCTGATCCACAACCAACGCGGCGGCGAGAAGCGCGGCGCGTGGGGTCTGCTGGGCGTGGGCGAGCGCGACAGCGTGCTGAAGGGACTGTGGCTGACGATCGTGCTCGGCCTGATCTTCAGCGCGATCCAGGCGTACGAGTACATGCACGCGCCGTTCCCGTTCAAGGGCATCAACTACGGCGCGTCGTTCTTCATGGCGACGGGCTTCCACGGCTTCCACGTCGTCATCGGCACGATCTTCCTGATCGTCTGCCTGATCCGCGCCTACAAGGGCGAGTTCACGCCCAGGCAGCACTTCGGGTTCGAGGCGGCGGCGTGGTACTGGCACTTCGTCGACGTGGTGTGGCTGTTCTTGTTCGTCTCGATCTACATCTGGGGCGGCTGGGGTGCACCGGTCCACGGCGGCTGA